In a genomic window of Occallatibacter riparius:
- a CDS encoding YheT family hydrolase — MTPLPSSDQSGAERANLPSTSDSHVADALPDWLTAFTPRRWLLNGHLQTIVGNYLPRAPFTLQSQTETVEVDPTDGSRVICCPNWQPESDRSSCLTVVLVHGLEGSSESRYMLGIAVRVWNAGCNVVRMNMRNCGDSDALTPTLYHSALSGDVGAVVDHYTARFGLQRIALVGYSMGGNLVLKLAGEWGSRKPLCAVAAVCPALDLAAGSDALHEPANRVYEWHFLRRLMRRYRRKVELFPSIYSRDGFGPIRSLRDFDDKIVARYCGFKDADDYYYRAAAARVVDKIAVPSLILRALDDPFIRFTPETRAKIVANPNIALVETAHGGHCAYLGAARGDEIHWAEATVTRYLLEHS, encoded by the coding sequence GTGACCCCGCTTCCTTCCTCTGATCAATCAGGCGCCGAACGCGCGAATCTCCCATCAACCTCTGATTCGCACGTCGCCGATGCTTTGCCTGATTGGCTCACCGCATTTACTCCGCGCCGCTGGCTCCTGAACGGTCACCTTCAGACAATCGTCGGCAACTATCTTCCCCGCGCGCCCTTCACACTCCAGTCCCAGACCGAAACCGTTGAGGTTGATCCCACTGACGGAAGCCGGGTCATCTGCTGTCCGAATTGGCAGCCGGAGTCCGACAGGTCGAGCTGCCTTACCGTGGTGCTGGTGCACGGCCTCGAAGGCTCATCCGAATCGCGCTACATGCTTGGCATCGCCGTACGTGTGTGGAATGCTGGCTGCAACGTGGTCCGCATGAATATGCGCAATTGCGGCGACTCCGATGCGCTCACTCCAACGCTCTATCATTCCGCCCTCTCCGGCGACGTAGGCGCGGTTGTCGATCACTACACCGCGCGCTTCGGCCTGCAGCGCATCGCTCTGGTCGGTTATTCCATGGGCGGCAATCTCGTCCTCAAACTCGCGGGAGAATGGGGAAGTCGCAAGCCGCTGTGTGCCGTTGCCGCGGTATGCCCGGCGCTCGATCTCGCCGCAGGATCCGACGCTCTCCATGAGCCCGCCAATCGTGTCTATGAGTGGCACTTCCTTCGCAGGCTGATGCGCCGCTATCGTCGCAAAGTTGAGCTGTTCCCATCCATCTACTCGAGAGATGGATTCGGCCCAATCCGCTCGCTGCGTGACTTCGACGACAAGATCGTCGCCCGCTACTGCGGATTCAAAGATGCCGACGATTACTACTATCGCGCCGCAGCCGCGCGCGTCGTCGACAAGATTGCCGTGCCCTCGCTCATCCTGCGAGCCCTCGACGATCCATTCATCCGCTTCACGCCCGAAACCCGCGCCAAAATTGTAGCCAATCCGAACATCGCGCTCGTTGAAACGGCCCACGGCGGCCACTGCGCCTACCTGGGCGCCGCGCGCGGTGACGAGATTCACTGGGCGGAAGCAACCGTGACCCGCTACCTGCTGGAGCACTCCTGA
- a CDS encoding LacI family DNA-binding transcriptional regulator — protein MDIHTVAKRANVSIATVSRTVNRVPTVNPKLAKRVWEAIDELGYFPNTQARALGSGRSGLLGLIVSEITNPFFPELIQGFEDVAVENGYEILVSSTNYDPKKMELCIRRMLERKVEGVAVMTFGIEQPLYEQLAHRNIPLVLVDAGPDRPGISLLKVDYQHGIRQAVQHLAALGHRKLGFITGPRGLHSAESRLLAFTKSIAECGISQMSDWIVTGDHTLEGGVTAMEKILAAPDQPTAIMCSNDMTALGVLHKAYRAGLQVPQDLSVIGFDDIHMARVMIPPLTSIQMSRMELARAAVSALRGHVEGSQLREYKIDTQLVVRESTSYPKGSMQDLKAVKH, from the coding sequence ATGGATATTCACACGGTGGCGAAGCGCGCCAATGTCTCCATCGCCACGGTCTCGAGGACAGTGAATCGCGTGCCGACGGTCAATCCCAAGCTCGCCAAGCGCGTCTGGGAGGCCATCGACGAGCTTGGTTACTTCCCTAACACTCAGGCCCGGGCCCTGGGTTCAGGGCGGAGCGGCCTCCTCGGATTGATCGTTTCCGAAATCACCAATCCCTTCTTCCCTGAGCTCATCCAGGGATTCGAAGATGTTGCCGTAGAGAACGGATATGAGATCCTCGTCAGCTCCACCAACTACGACCCCAAAAAAATGGAGCTCTGTATCCGCCGCATGCTCGAACGCAAGGTTGAAGGCGTTGCGGTCATGACCTTCGGAATAGAGCAGCCGCTCTACGAGCAGTTGGCGCACCGCAACATCCCATTAGTCCTGGTGGACGCCGGCCCCGATCGCCCAGGAATCAGTCTGCTGAAAGTCGACTACCAGCACGGCATCCGCCAGGCCGTGCAGCATCTCGCGGCCTTGGGACATAGGAAGCTCGGCTTCATCACCGGGCCGCGCGGTCTTCACTCCGCAGAATCTCGCCTGCTCGCATTCACAAAATCCATAGCCGAATGTGGCATCTCGCAGATGTCCGACTGGATCGTCACCGGCGACCATACCCTCGAGGGCGGCGTCACCGCAATGGAGAAGATCCTCGCGGCGCCCGATCAACCCACCGCCATCATGTGCTCCAACGACATGACCGCGCTCGGCGTTCTGCACAAGGCATATCGCGCGGGCCTGCAAGTTCCGCAGGACCTCTCCGTCATCGGCTTCGACGACATCCACATGGCGCGTGTGATGATTCCGCCTCTGACTTCGATCCAAATGTCGCGCATGGAGTTGGCGCGCGCCGCCGTGTCTGCGCTCCGCGGCCACGTGGAAGGTAGCCAGCTCCGCGAATACAAGATCGATACGCAGCTCGTCGTGCGCGAATCCACGAGCTACCCCAAAGGCTCTATGCAGGACCTCAAAGCCGTTAAGCACTGA
- the rsmD gene encoding 16S rRNA (guanine(966)-N(2))-methyltransferase RsmD — MSLRIHGKRTLKSPAGLDTRPTSSRIRQSLFGILQDRVPGSKWLDVCAGAGTIGAEALSRGAALVVGIEFSRSACAIIRSNWQRVASSDSAAEVFQADARVLLRRGFVGTLSSVTFDVIYFDPPYESPLYGDVLPLLPRYLAEDGYLFVEHSRKRSLPEQIGPLGLHSRRDMGQGGLSLYRHRVLPAERADQAP; from the coding sequence ATGAGCCTTCGGATTCATGGAAAGCGTACCCTCAAGAGCCCGGCCGGACTCGATACCCGTCCCACATCTTCGCGTATCCGGCAGTCCCTGTTCGGCATATTGCAGGATCGGGTGCCAGGTTCAAAGTGGCTCGACGTCTGCGCCGGCGCGGGGACCATCGGCGCCGAAGCACTGAGCAGGGGGGCCGCCCTTGTTGTCGGAATCGAATTCTCCCGAAGCGCCTGCGCCATCATTCGCAGCAATTGGCAGCGAGTAGCCTCGTCGGATTCTGCCGCCGAGGTGTTCCAAGCCGACGCGCGTGTCCTCCTGCGCCGGGGGTTCGTCGGCACTTTGTCGAGTGTCACTTTTGACGTGATCTACTTCGACCCCCCCTATGAATCACCGCTTTACGGAGACGTCCTACCGCTCCTGCCGCGCTATCTCGCTGAGGACGGCTACCTGTTCGTGGAGCACTCTCGCAAACGCAGCCTTCCCGAGCAAATCGGTCCTCTCGGGCTGCATTCAAGACGGGACATGGGGCAGGGGGGACTATCGCTCTATCGTCACCGTGTCTTGCCGGCGGAACGAGCGGACCAAGCTCCTTGA
- a CDS encoding small ribosomal subunit Rsm22 family protein, translating to MILPGELRAAIEAQLDHVSLRGLTQAAETLRERYRAGERNVTGRLVQSPEQTLAYAAYRLPSTYSAIHSALFEASQRLPEWAPATLVEAGCGPGPAVWAASELWPSLESATLLDADARMLSIARTLAQSSQRPSVQQANVQSFDLLADRAALPQGDLVVAAYVLGELPAPSRVAVIDRLWASTRSALVLVEGSKSSRGFDVILAARQRLIEQGAKIVAPCPGEGRCPKREGDTWCHFAQRVERSQAQRILKEGFRSYEDEKFSYVVAARESSQSIVGRVTLQPHVVGNLARVEVCGTAGLEQWTIRKSQKVRFRRAKKLYWGEAIEANDPLVNSADEDSSVE from the coding sequence ATGATTCTTCCCGGCGAGCTTCGCGCGGCGATTGAAGCGCAACTGGACCACGTATCCCTCCGCGGCCTCACTCAAGCCGCAGAGACACTCCGTGAGCGTTACCGTGCGGGCGAGCGCAATGTGACAGGGCGCCTCGTGCAATCGCCGGAGCAGACGCTGGCTTATGCGGCTTACCGGCTGCCCTCCACTTATTCGGCAATCCATTCTGCGCTGTTCGAAGCCAGCCAACGACTCCCTGAGTGGGCTCCCGCGACACTCGTCGAAGCCGGTTGCGGGCCCGGACCCGCTGTATGGGCTGCCTCAGAGCTGTGGCCCTCTCTCGAAAGTGCGACCCTGCTCGATGCGGATGCACGCATGCTCTCGATTGCGCGCACGCTTGCTCAAAGTTCGCAACGTCCTTCAGTCCAGCAAGCAAACGTGCAGAGCTTCGATCTGCTGGCGGACCGAGCCGCACTGCCTCAAGGCGATCTGGTCGTGGCTGCCTATGTGCTTGGAGAGCTGCCCGCTCCCTCACGTGTCGCAGTTATCGACCGTCTGTGGGCGAGCACGCGCAGTGCGCTCGTTCTGGTAGAAGGCTCCAAGTCGTCTCGCGGATTCGATGTCATCCTCGCTGCGCGGCAACGCCTGATCGAGCAGGGAGCAAAGATCGTCGCGCCTTGTCCTGGCGAAGGCCGGTGCCCGAAGAGGGAAGGCGATACCTGGTGCCACTTCGCGCAGAGAGTGGAGCGCTCGCAGGCGCAGCGGATCCTCAAAGAGGGCTTCCGCTCCTATGAAGACGAGAAGTTTTCTTACGTTGTTGCCGCGCGCGAGAGCAGCCAGTCAATCGTTGGCCGCGTTACCCTCCAGCCGCATGTTGTGGGCAATCTTGCGCGAGTCGAAGTCTGCGGCACAGCTGGTCTCGAGCAGTGGACGATCCGCAAAAGCCAGAAGGTCCGCTTTCGCCGGGCGAAGAAGCTCTACTGGGGCGAGGCAATCGAAGCGAATGACCCTTTGGTGAACTCCGCGGACGAGGATAGTTCAGTCGAATGA
- a CDS encoding methyltransferase: MGLDGWPQLLEDLASEDNTRAENAGKALLADARRALPLILDALPSVASGARRRLAFLAGEAGVLTRQLERPRLSLQPLLDDDDWKVRRNAAIGLGKLGQDEAAARSILRCLDNETDARVRQSMILAFGHTASSAALADEFDRCAWAEAEHLAAQKVRDTLRARFGAVSEVPADAVLGERAALELWCRSGVADLMAQEAQERQLTSEPLAADRIRLKSPARLSHLLEVRTALYPTLVHSANTADPDALGRQFAASPVAQEMKRLSGPATRYRISLPAQFASAGKREWIERFTTHCAGLQNAATGYEWELIVRRTGKHCLIGARPIAGHDERFAYRKQDRPASLHPTLAAAAARFYMPSPNAVVLDPFCGSGTLLAECALRGAYARLLGWDIDRAAIESARVNLDGLRDLTLTRVDMRSAEPPKDLSLIISNPPYGQRVLDRASARRLHLALDTLAQRALLPGGLLVVFRPPDFPSPARFELLERRRIDAGGLSVDLIVGRKTGADSRPGRGVPARRKTGARKP; this comes from the coding sequence ATGGGATTGGATGGCTGGCCGCAACTTCTGGAGGACCTTGCGAGCGAGGACAACACCCGCGCTGAGAATGCGGGCAAAGCGCTCCTGGCCGATGCGCGCCGTGCACTACCGCTGATTCTGGATGCGCTGCCCAGTGTTGCCTCGGGCGCCCGCCGACGGCTTGCCTTCCTTGCGGGGGAGGCGGGTGTCCTGACTCGCCAGCTTGAGCGTCCACGCTTATCGCTTCAGCCGTTGCTGGACGACGACGACTGGAAGGTGAGGCGCAACGCCGCGATAGGCCTTGGCAAACTTGGCCAGGACGAGGCCGCCGCTCGCTCCATCTTGCGCTGCCTTGATAACGAGACGGACGCGCGCGTGCGGCAGTCCATGATTTTGGCCTTCGGGCACACCGCCTCTTCCGCGGCTCTGGCCGATGAGTTTGATCGCTGCGCATGGGCCGAGGCAGAACATCTCGCGGCGCAGAAAGTCCGCGATACTTTGCGTGCTCGCTTCGGAGCCGTCTCGGAAGTTCCTGCAGATGCTGTCCTCGGCGAACGCGCCGCCCTAGAGCTCTGGTGCCGCAGCGGCGTGGCGGATCTCATGGCTCAGGAAGCGCAAGAGCGGCAACTAACCTCGGAGCCGCTTGCCGCGGATCGCATCAGGCTGAAGTCTCCAGCCAGACTCTCTCACTTGCTCGAAGTCCGAACCGCTCTCTATCCCACTCTTGTCCACTCGGCAAACACGGCCGATCCGGATGCGCTCGGAAGGCAGTTCGCAGCCTCCCCTGTGGCGCAGGAGATGAAGCGGCTTAGCGGTCCCGCTACTCGCTATCGCATTTCATTGCCGGCGCAGTTTGCATCGGCCGGCAAGCGCGAGTGGATCGAGCGATTCACGACTCATTGTGCCGGCCTGCAGAATGCCGCCACTGGGTATGAATGGGAATTGATTGTGCGCCGCACGGGCAAGCACTGCCTGATCGGCGCGCGGCCTATCGCCGGCCACGATGAGCGCTTCGCCTATCGCAAGCAGGACAGGCCCGCATCTTTGCATCCCACGCTCGCAGCTGCGGCAGCGCGCTTCTACATGCCCTCCCCGAATGCAGTTGTCCTCGATCCTTTTTGCGGCAGTGGAACTCTGCTGGCCGAGTGCGCTCTTCGCGGCGCATATGCGCGGCTCCTCGGCTGGGATATCGATCGAGCGGCGATTGAGAGTGCCCGCGTAAATCTCGATGGCCTGCGCGATCTGACGCTGACCCGTGTTGACATGCGCTCAGCCGAGCCGCCCAAGGACCTGAGTCTCATCATCTCGAATCCGCCCTACGGCCAGCGGGTGCTTGATCGCGCCAGCGCACGCCGATTGCATCTGGCGTTGGATACGCTGGCCCAACGAGCTTTACTGCCCGGCGGTTTACTCGTCGTTTTCCGCCCGCCCGACTTCCCCTCGCCAGCGAGGTTCGAATTGCTTGAACGCCGAAGGATCGATGCGGGCGGTCTCAGCGTCGATTTGATCGTGGGCCGTAAGACGGGTGCTGATTCTAGACCGGGGCGCGGTGTTCCCGCACGCAGAAAAACGGGAGCACGTAAGCCATGA
- a CDS encoding PQQ-dependent dehydrogenase, methanol/ethanol family — protein sequence MHPYAGALEKDDYQWVRATKDYANTRYSTLDQINTGNVSNLKLAWTFDTGVPRGQEAAPIVANNTMYVVSPWPNKLFALDLTKPGGPLKWSYDPHPSSAAKGEACCDWVNRGAAYADGKVFYNTLDGYTVAVDANSGKQIWKTRLGNLALGETITMAPMVAKDKVFVGDSGGEFGVRGWLAALSTKDGKVVWQAYATGPDKDVLIGDRFKPFYEGDKGQDLGVKTWPPDAWQIGGGTTWGFIAYDPALNLIYYGTANPGPWNHEVRPGTNKWTSGVFARDADTGQAVWFYQMSPHDLFDWDGINEDILLDLPWNGQTRKVLVRPDRNGYIYIIDRASGQVLSATSYVYTTTTTGVDLKTGELKHVSAKEPKTGQEIRNICPIAPGAKDWQPSSFSPRTGLVYVPHENMCMDEEGVTPNYIAGTPYIGANVRYYAGPGGNMGELMAWDPLSGKKVWTVDDKYPMWSGTVTTAGDLVFYGTMEGWFRAADARTGKTLWQFKTSSGIIGQPITYWGPDGKQYVAILSGIGGWPGAIVSANLDVRDDTAANGWGSAMHDLKNVTKAGGTLYVFSLP from the coding sequence ATGCACCCGTACGCCGGGGCCTTGGAGAAGGATGACTACCAGTGGGTGCGCGCGACCAAGGACTATGCGAACACACGATACAGCACGCTGGACCAGATCAACACCGGAAATGTTTCGAATCTCAAGCTGGCGTGGACCTTCGATACGGGGGTTCCTCGCGGGCAGGAGGCAGCCCCGATTGTGGCGAACAACACGATGTATGTTGTCTCGCCATGGCCGAATAAGTTGTTCGCGCTCGATCTAACCAAGCCTGGGGGTCCGCTGAAGTGGAGTTACGACCCGCATCCTTCGTCTGCTGCCAAGGGCGAAGCCTGCTGCGATTGGGTGAATCGTGGCGCAGCGTATGCAGATGGGAAGGTCTTCTACAACACGCTTGATGGATACACCGTGGCCGTGGACGCCAACAGCGGCAAGCAGATATGGAAGACCCGGCTGGGGAATCTCGCGCTGGGCGAGACGATCACGATGGCGCCGATGGTGGCGAAGGATAAGGTTTTCGTCGGCGATAGCGGAGGCGAGTTCGGCGTGCGAGGCTGGCTGGCTGCGCTGAGCACCAAGGATGGCAAAGTTGTATGGCAGGCGTATGCGACGGGGCCAGACAAGGATGTACTCATCGGCGATCGTTTCAAGCCGTTTTATGAGGGCGATAAAGGGCAAGACCTCGGTGTGAAGACGTGGCCACCGGACGCATGGCAGATCGGCGGCGGCACGACGTGGGGGTTTATCGCATACGACCCCGCGCTGAATCTGATCTATTACGGGACAGCCAATCCGGGGCCATGGAATCACGAGGTGCGGCCCGGGACGAACAAGTGGACATCCGGTGTGTTCGCGCGGGACGCGGATACCGGGCAGGCCGTCTGGTTTTATCAAATGTCGCCCCACGATCTATTCGACTGGGATGGCATTAACGAGGACATACTCCTCGACCTGCCGTGGAACGGGCAAACGCGCAAGGTGCTGGTGCGGCCTGACCGCAATGGCTACATCTACATCATCGACCGTGCCAGCGGTCAGGTTTTGTCGGCAACGTCGTATGTGTACACCACCACAACGACGGGCGTGGACCTGAAGACGGGCGAATTGAAGCACGTCTCGGCGAAGGAGCCGAAGACAGGCCAGGAGATTCGCAATATCTGCCCGATCGCGCCAGGAGCGAAGGACTGGCAGCCGTCTTCATTCTCTCCGCGGACGGGCCTCGTTTATGTTCCTCACGAAAATATGTGCATGGACGAGGAGGGAGTCACGCCCAATTACATCGCCGGCACGCCGTATATCGGAGCCAACGTGCGCTATTACGCCGGGCCCGGCGGCAATATGGGCGAGTTGATGGCCTGGGATCCGCTCTCCGGGAAAAAAGTTTGGACGGTGGACGACAAGTATCCGATGTGGAGCGGAACCGTTACCACCGCCGGCGACCTCGTGTTCTACGGGACGATGGAGGGATGGTTCAGAGCGGCGGATGCGCGCACAGGCAAGACGCTGTGGCAGTTCAAGACGTCGTCAGGCATCATCGGGCAGCCAATCACGTATTGGGGGCCGGACGGCAAGCAGTATGTTGCGATCCTCTCAGGGATTGGGGGATGGCCTGGGGCAATCGTGTCTGCAAATCTCGACGTACGCGACGACACCGCAGCGAATGGCTGGGGTAGCGCGATGCACGACCTGAAGAATGTCACGAAAGCGGGAGGCACTCTGTATGTGTTCTCGCTTCCTTAG
- a CDS encoding quinoprotein dehydrogenase-associated putative ABC transporter substrate-binding protein, which translates to MCSRFLSIAVALLFATICAAHAAPLRICADPDNLPFSNRAEQGFDNRIAILIAHELRREPQFVWARSRRGFLREQFDKGACDLLMGVPQGMRGVASSSPYYRSSYVFVTPARTHVQITRFDDPNLNSGRIGLQVLEEDYAPPSLPLIRYGHAGQLVGFDAFGQRSEDIVKAVADGRVACAVVWGPLAGYFAKRDHLPVTIAPVSGGADTSGVPLAYSMTIAVHRRDAELREQIDRAITSLQPRINAILARYSIPRDGDGKGGR; encoded by the coding sequence ATGTGTTCTCGCTTCCTTAGCATTGCAGTGGCGTTGCTGTTCGCGACGATATGTGCGGCACATGCGGCGCCGTTGCGCATTTGCGCGGATCCCGACAATTTGCCGTTTTCGAATCGCGCGGAACAGGGATTCGACAACCGGATTGCGATCCTGATCGCGCATGAACTTCGCCGTGAACCGCAGTTTGTGTGGGCGCGCAGCAGGCGTGGATTCCTGCGCGAGCAGTTCGACAAGGGTGCTTGCGATCTCCTGATGGGCGTTCCTCAAGGGATGCGCGGCGTGGCAAGTTCCAGCCCTTACTATCGATCGTCGTATGTGTTTGTAACTCCAGCACGCACCCATGTGCAGATCACCCGATTCGACGATCCGAACTTGAACAGCGGGCGCATCGGCTTGCAGGTGCTGGAGGAGGATTATGCGCCTCCATCGCTGCCGCTGATCCGCTATGGACACGCCGGGCAGCTTGTGGGTTTCGACGCGTTTGGACAACGCAGCGAAGACATCGTGAAAGCCGTAGCGGACGGGCGTGTGGCATGTGCCGTGGTATGGGGCCCCCTGGCTGGGTACTTCGCAAAGCGCGATCATCTACCCGTCACCATCGCGCCGGTTTCGGGAGGGGCAGACACATCGGGCGTGCCGCTCGCCTACTCCATGACGATAGCCGTGCACAGGCGGGATGCGGAGCTGCGCGAACAGATCGATCGCGCGATCACGTCTCTGCAGCCGCGGATCAATGCAATCCTGGCCCGCTACAGCATCCCTCGCGACGGCGATGGAAAGGGGGGCCGATGA
- a CDS encoding c-type cytochrome produces MKVAAYLALLMVAAVCAGGCKREHRVFDPGSPQTQVANASALNEIHAGAQWSPGPPSSPSRVRYDDNAYAVSEGKRLFESYNCVGCHQHGGGGIGPALMDAQWIYGSHPEQIYETIVRGRPNGMPSFSGKIPDYQVWELVAYVRSMSGQLREDVAPGRSDEMPVIKSEQARPKEHPSDEHQQKPPEGQP; encoded by the coding sequence ATGAAGGTCGCCGCCTACTTAGCGCTCCTCATGGTTGCGGCGGTATGCGCCGGCGGGTGCAAGCGCGAGCATCGAGTGTTCGATCCGGGTTCCCCTCAGACTCAGGTAGCGAATGCATCGGCGCTGAACGAGATTCACGCCGGGGCGCAGTGGTCGCCGGGACCACCGAGTTCGCCGAGTAGAGTGCGATACGACGACAACGCATATGCGGTGTCAGAAGGCAAGCGTTTGTTCGAGTCGTACAACTGCGTGGGGTGCCATCAGCACGGCGGCGGCGGGATTGGCCCCGCGCTCATGGATGCGCAATGGATCTACGGCAGTCATCCCGAGCAGATTTACGAGACCATCGTGCGTGGGCGGCCGAATGGGATGCCTAGCTTCTCCGGCAAAATACCCGACTACCAGGTATGGGAGCTTGTCGCCTACGTGCGCTCAATGAGCGGGCAACTGCGCGAGGATGTGGCGCCCGGGCGCAGTGACGAGATGCCGGTGATCAAGTCCGAGCAGGCTCGACCGAAAGAGCATCCGAGCGACGAACATCAGCAGAAACCACCAGAGGGGCAGCCATGA
- the coxB gene encoding cytochrome c oxidase subunit II, which yields MILLAVPGFPGNQSSLNPVGPGASHIEFEFSLIFWITTAVYIIVLAVLVIGVIRRRHTLDTMPEPLATNEATEKRARIGVTAAAVVTVVLLFVMLIGSFETGRALGDMNQENAMPIEIYGHQWWWEVKYPNNDAYKTVETANEIHVPVGVPIRFRGTSRDVIHSFWAPNVSGKRDLMPGYNAEFVWQVDQPGRWRGQCAEYCGEQHAHMSFEIVAEPKDEFTQWLTNQAQSSVQPATPEANRGQQVFMTHACVLCHSIRGTSAGSRVGPDLTHLASRSTIAAGTLPNTAGNLGGWILNPQSIKPGCRMPPNQLSGTELQDLLAYLETLQ from the coding sequence ATGATTCTTCTCGCTGTGCCGGGTTTTCCGGGCAATCAGTCGTCGCTGAATCCCGTCGGTCCCGGCGCGTCGCATATCGAATTCGAGTTTTCGCTGATCTTCTGGATCACAACCGCTGTGTACATCATTGTGCTGGCGGTTTTGGTGATCGGGGTGATACGCCGGCGACACACGCTGGATACCATGCCCGAGCCGCTCGCGACCAATGAAGCTACGGAGAAGCGAGCGCGTATCGGTGTAACCGCGGCCGCGGTTGTCACAGTAGTGCTTCTCTTTGTGATGTTGATTGGCAGCTTCGAAACGGGCCGTGCGCTCGGCGACATGAATCAGGAAAACGCGATGCCAATTGAGATCTACGGTCATCAGTGGTGGTGGGAGGTGAAGTATCCCAACAACGACGCGTACAAGACAGTGGAGACTGCCAATGAGATTCACGTGCCGGTGGGAGTGCCCATCCGTTTCCGCGGCACCTCGCGCGACGTCATCCATAGCTTCTGGGCGCCCAACGTGAGTGGTAAGCGCGACCTCATGCCCGGCTATAACGCGGAGTTCGTGTGGCAGGTGGACCAGCCTGGCCGGTGGCGCGGGCAGTGCGCCGAGTATTGCGGCGAGCAGCACGCACACATGTCGTTCGAGATTGTCGCGGAACCGAAGGATGAGTTCACCCAATGGCTCACGAATCAGGCGCAGAGTTCAGTGCAGCCTGCCACACCTGAGGCGAACCGCGGACAGCAGGTGTTCATGACGCACGCGTGCGTGCTGTGCCACAGCATTCGAGGGACGAGCGCAGGGTCTCGGGTCGGACCCGACCTGACGCACCTGGCAAGCCGCTCAACGATCGCGGCGGGCACGCTGCCCAACACGGCCGGAAACCTGGGCGGATGGATCCTGAATCCGCAGTCGATCAAACCAGGGTGCCGCATGCCACCCAATCAACTGTCCGGCACCGAGCTGCAGGACCTGCTGGCCTATCTCGAGACACTGCAATGA